From the Paenibacillus sp. FSL H8-0548 genome, one window contains:
- a CDS encoding HAD family hydrolase, with translation MNERQQDNKPVIFLDCGDTLIDEGTEVRDESDVVISAELIPGAAEMVRTLYERGYRLAMVADGLAQSFKNMMTDHGLYDCFEVMIYSECIKELKPHPRMFKAAAAAMELEPGDYGRIVMVGNNLKRDIRGANGVGMISVYLNWSPRYAKDPADELEIPRYTITRPMELVELVEQL, from the coding sequence ATGAACGAACGACAGCAGGACAACAAACCCGTTATCTTCCTTGATTGCGGAGATACGTTGATCGATGAAGGCACAGAGGTTCGCGACGAGAGTGATGTCGTCATCTCCGCGGAGCTAATCCCCGGCGCAGCAGAGATGGTTCGGACGTTGTACGAACGGGGATATCGGCTTGCGATGGTTGCCGATGGCCTCGCGCAATCGTTCAAAAACATGATGACCGATCACGGCCTCTACGACTGCTTCGAAGTCATGATCTATTCCGAATGCATTAAGGAGCTCAAGCCACATCCACGCATGTTCAAGGCGGCGGCTGCCGCCATGGAGCTGGAGCCCGGGGATTACGGGCGCATCGTCATGGTAGGCAATAACTTGAAGCGGGATATTCGCGGCGCAAACGGTGTCGGTATGATCAGCGTGTATCTGAACTGGTCGCCCCGTTATGCGAAGGATCCGGCCGACGAGCTGGAAATACCACGTTACACGATTACGAGGCCGATGGAGCTCGTCGAATTGGTCGAGCAGTTATAG
- a CDS encoding glycoside hydrolase family 88 protein, translating to MNDAIAYRSNTVDEVKRNHTVSVPAVFQAGWNTLFVKVRNTAAGFGCKLGAEEAKVRILHVQMPFHERNGEAGWLFSAPVQKDRFSECAPDLFGSEDVAGLDWSPKAAWPSDAPVSPFERLFGVASGKKGYAWSRLLVKTTREANVGFRGLSSGPFSLWIDGRRIVGAEQSGNFSVSVTLRSGSYDVLVESTSGEDNWNWVCEAAGEGGVEWEAPVSVKGSDDVWFYLGPFASDTVYEPSELQRLNTIFPSAGESLYWRLDRPDTWIRPYYENAYLSNKWTTSGATNFARWDYPLGVTMYGLLQAGRLLGRQDLIDYVLSHIKICTDYYEYALWDCERYGFPSVNQQLVLMKMLDNCGSFGSALLEASTELEDEGFNRVANRISSFIRDTLERREDGAFYRICAGEYAENTMWADDLYMSTPFMRRYALRYGDDSFLRDAARQFLLYKEYLFMPEERIMSHVYDFKYGTATGVPWGRGNGWVVFSLSELLEALPQNDPDRPALLAFYNELCSGYLALQGEDGRWHQVINDPTSYEESSCTAMFVYAFSRGVAFGWLEHSDKYAEAALRGWHGLTNEAVDRHGNVYGVCSGSRYSFTTEYYKEELRTVTNDNHGIGIVMLAGVEVSRMRIALSGIVPTIEGSLA from the coding sequence ATGAACGACGCGATTGCGTATCGTTCGAACACAGTGGACGAGGTGAAACGTAATCACACGGTCTCGGTCCCAGCTGTCTTTCAGGCGGGGTGGAATACATTGTTCGTAAAGGTAAGGAATACGGCGGCCGGCTTCGGCTGTAAACTGGGTGCGGAGGAAGCGAAGGTGCGTATTCTGCATGTGCAGATGCCGTTCCATGAGCGCAACGGCGAAGCGGGTTGGCTATTTTCGGCCCCTGTCCAGAAGGATCGATTCTCGGAATGCGCTCCAGATCTATTCGGCTCGGAAGACGTCGCGGGACTGGATTGGTCGCCGAAGGCGGCCTGGCCGTCTGATGCTCCGGTATCACCTTTCGAGCGGTTATTCGGCGTTGCTTCGGGCAAGAAGGGATATGCCTGGTCCAGGCTGCTAGTGAAGACAACACGGGAAGCGAACGTCGGATTCCGGGGGTTGTCTAGCGGTCCGTTCTCCCTTTGGATTGATGGGCGGCGGATCGTGGGGGCTGAGCAATCCGGCAACTTCTCTGTATCCGTCACGCTTCGTTCAGGATCGTACGATGTATTGGTCGAATCTACGAGTGGCGAAGACAACTGGAATTGGGTGTGCGAAGCGGCTGGCGAAGGCGGAGTGGAGTGGGAAGCTCCAGTATCCGTGAAGGGCAGCGATGACGTATGGTTCTATCTAGGCCCATTCGCATCAGACACGGTGTATGAGCCTTCGGAGCTGCAACGGTTGAATACCATATTCCCGTCAGCTGGGGAATCGCTATATTGGCGGCTGGATCGGCCGGATACCTGGATCCGCCCCTATTACGAGAATGCGTACCTGAGCAACAAATGGACGACGAGCGGCGCGACGAACTTCGCCCGTTGGGATTATCCGCTGGGCGTGACGATGTACGGACTGTTGCAAGCGGGCCGCCTGCTCGGCAGACAGGATCTGATTGATTATGTACTGTCCCATATTAAGATCTGCACGGATTATTACGAGTATGCGCTATGGGATTGCGAACGTTACGGCTTCCCTTCCGTCAATCAGCAGCTCGTGCTGATGAAGATGCTGGACAATTGCGGCTCGTTCGGGTCGGCGCTGCTAGAGGCGAGCACGGAGCTAGAGGACGAAGGGTTCAATCGTGTCGCGAATAGAATCTCGTCCTTCATTCGAGATACGCTCGAGCGTCGGGAGGACGGCGCGTTTTATCGGATTTGCGCTGGAGAGTATGCCGAGAACACGATGTGGGCCGACGATCTGTACATGAGTACCCCGTTCATGCGGCGGTACGCTTTGCGGTACGGCGACGACAGCTTTCTACGCGACGCTGCGCGGCAATTTCTCTTGTACAAGGAATATCTATTTATGCCCGAGGAGAGGATCATGTCGCATGTGTACGACTTCAAGTACGGTACGGCGACGGGAGTGCCGTGGGGGCGGGGGAATGGCTGGGTCGTCTTCTCGCTGTCGGAGCTCCTTGAGGCGCTTCCACAGAACGACCCGGATCGTCCGGCGCTGCTTGCATTCTATAACGAGTTGTGCAGCGGATACTTGGCCCTGCAGGGCGAGGATGGCCGCTGGCACCAGGTGATTAACGATCCCACGTCTTACGAGGAATCGTCTTGCACGGCCATGTTCGTTTACGCCTTCTCCCGCGGCGTTGCCTTCGGCTGGCTAGAGCATTCGGACAAGTATGCGGAAGCGGCTCTGCGCGGCTGGCACGGCTTGACGAACGAGGCTGTCGATCGGCACGGCAACGTCTACGGCGTATGCAGCGGATCCCGGTACTCGTTTACGACTGAATATTATAAGGAAGAGCTGCGTACCGTGACGAACGACAATCATGGCATAGGGATTGTTATGCTTGCCGGCGTCGAGGTAAGCCGAATGAGGATAGCTCTGAGCGGTATCGTACCGACCATAGAAGGGAGCTTGGCATGA